The segment AGTTGGAGAATAGATGTATGATTTTATAGTACATGTAAAGGGAAAAGAAGAAAGGCCACAAATTGGTGAAATGAACAATTTGAATGGAAGTTATGGTATTAATGGAAATTTTGTTAAGGAGAACATTTAAGGTTGTGTCATTTCTACAGTTGATTTAAATATTCTGGTAATGGATATGATTATGTATGAATTTCACTATTGTGGTTATCTTTCCTTAAGTTAGTAGAAGTTCTAGTGATGATATTtatggatataaaaaatatataacctttattaattatgtatttAAGGTATTTGTCCTTTGATTACCTTAGTTTCTTTTTTGGAGGAACCTCGAGCTATCTGACCTTTCATATTAAGGGAATTCGtgtatttcaaattattacttTAAGAACAATTTTTATGTATATCATTTAGAAAGTAATGTAAATGTATATATGTGTAAGGAATAACGTATCATTGTATTCGTTGATGAAATTGTCGATGGATGAGTTGGGATTGTTcttgtatataaaaaacattcacCCACTTTTTTATGTACAAGATTGTAGGAATTAAGTATAAATGCATTTAGAAGTGTAGGGCATTACAAATAAAACCTTAAGGATAAAAGATTCatccttaataataataaaagtctCATTACTTTAAAATGCTTCAACaagtaaatatatttctttgttttaatttaagtatatattttattattattattattattattattattattattattattagtatgcaTACTAggacttttaattattatcaattgtaAGTTTGGATATATGCTTAGTATGCATGCTAatattctattattatatttattgaaaacatattGCCATGAGTTATTATTTTGCATGCTTATAGATTTAAACTTGTATGAACTCTAAACTTTCCTTGAAAACTTTCTTATGTTTAGCATGTCTTACTATGCTAAACTAGACATCATTGCTCACTAgtctagtatatatatatatatagacacataCATAcacaaactttgattttatattacgaattgtttaaaaaaataatctagtaATAATATAAGAAGAtgagtataaaaataaataatatggcATGTGTATGtgtttagaaaattatttataaacaaatttctCATGAGCAATCATAGAGACCTAGAAAAGCATCCCTAAACCTACTAAAGATAAGTAGTCACTGAGACTTGGAGGTAAGTGGTCATGATAACTTGGAGAAGGATCTTTGATCTATTTGGAGATAAATGGTCACGAAGACCTAAAGAGTTTAATCGAGACCTAGAGATAAGTGATCATAATGATTTAGACAAAGATCTCTGATTCCTTTGGAGATAAGTGGTCTCAAAGACTTGGAGAATTTAATGAAGACATAGAGATATCGCTATGGATATTTTATTATAGATATGgagatttttttgttgagaCTTTGGagatatgaataaaaattaatgcttTTACTTTAAAAGATAATGGCgatacatgttttaaaaattatttgatctcGAGTAATGTATTATAAAGATTTCTTCTTATCTATTTAGGTTGCATCTTcttattcataaattattagaGATATCCATTAAAGACCAatatttccatcttttttttagggCATAACATTAAAGTGATCAAACTTATTAGGTCCTTGTGTTTGTaccattttttataagaaatggGTATCACACAAAACCCTCCTTGAATGACAGCTAATACCTTAGCACATGTAGTGGTAAAACGTGTGGTtagaagctaaaaaaaatatcagactACCATGAATGGATCCTTGATGCTCCTGCTATTTATAAGGTCATCATAGTTATTTAAGTTGCCATTTGTAGCGACACGATCTTTAAAGAAATGAGTGTGTAACACTTTGTGATAAAGTAAAGAGTCTCCTAACTCATGGAAATAATGTTCATTCTTAATAGCTTGTGTAGTTATTAAGCTCATCTCACATCTAGATGTTTTTTCTCCAAAAAGCATGTGAGCAAGATTTAGAAGAAGATTGATGGCAATAATCATGCTTATGCTCAGGGCAGTTGAGAAGTGCTTTTCATAGTGGCTTTTTTGAAAAGTTGAAGTATTATGCCTATTTTATGCGTTGTTTAgatttcaaggtttttttaaaaaattaaaattaccaaATGACTCAAATTATGAACTTAACAAgttgagattgttttttttatttttttttatttttaccattcaacattttttttttaaatgcgcTTCTGTTGGCTTaacatcattttataatttattggtaTATATCTTataatgttttcttaaaaactgaaaGAGCAGAGAGGGTTATGTCCCATGCTGCTGATACTGTGCAAGTGTCCCCACAGTTGGGGCAATTTCTAAGGCCTTCCcatccatgtatatatattatgggATGAGAAGGCCTTAGAATGATTCAAACCCAGGAGGTACTCCTGCCAAGATTACTTTTACTAATTCATTCTTTCAACACAAGTAAATCACACTGGATGGAGTAAGACATTAATAAAATGCTTTAAATTCAATAGCAATAACGTTTCTTGGAAAAATCAAAGTACAAACTCCTAGCATATTAGATCCAACAATATGCAATGAATGACTGAAAAGACAAATGCTCAAACACAAGATTCCAACAGCGGGAATCAGAtactaaggtttttttttttcaagaaaaccaaCCTATATATAGCTAAtaacaattgaaaaggaaaataggTCATGCTAAAGACCATAACAAAGCAATCAATGTGGCCATAAGAGCCATTGACAATGAACCAAGTGTCCCTGAGACTGATACTCCTGAACTTAGTTGTGGGGATGGTGCTAGGTATCCAGGTGGAGCTGCAATAAATGGAGGAGAATGGTGGTGGAGACCCATCACTTCAACTAGCAAACGCTGGCCATTCTTGCAGTGACTTGGGGTTCCACTAATATAGTAGAATAGTCCTGACTTGTCGAGTTTGAACACTCTATTTCCATTGTTGAAGGCAACAATATGTTTGCTAGCGTCGCAGTGGTAGTATCCCCACTTGTCTACTTCAATAACTGAGTCATTCTTATAATCAAAGGCTGCGAAGAACGAAAACAACAGAACGAATCATAAATCTGAGAACGTAAATGCTACTACTGGctgcacaaaaaagaaaacactgctTTAAGCTTGTACTCATTCTCTTGCAAGAACAGTACTACTCTTTGGTCATAAATCATTCTTATCTGGTTTCAGAATTATGATGTTTACACAGGACAGCCCATATTTCCTTCTTTACTTTCTCATAAGCAAGTAGAAGAACATCAAAAAGAAATTTCCTGGTGAAAGAAAAGTTTACGTTTCTACCATGTAAACATCAGTAACCGAACAACGGTTACACACCAAGTAAGATATTTGATAACCAGAGAAAATCATACAATCTTAACAGCATTCAAAAAACTTAGATGTAGAAGTAGAAGCAAACTGTATAGTCAAGATCTAGCTAACTGTAATGAACTCACAGAGAGAATCTCCAACTTGGAATCTGTTCCTAGTAGCCCACTGAGCATACAACGAAGAGCTGTTTTGTCCAGGTTCTTGCCATCCAAACACATCCCCAACTTTGAACACTCTTTCTGCGATAACCAAACCATTCATGGACGCAACAGTGATgataaaacaaatgcaaaagAAAGCCACAAGAGATGTCATTTTGGTGATGTTCATTGTTGTCGTCTGCATGTATCTGCTAGAGGgctttatatattttaaccaAAAGCATGATCGATATGATGGGTGTGGAAAGTGGTGGTTGGTAGTTAATTCAACACAGAACGTGGAGGATTTTGGCGGTTACATTAATCGAGTAATGGATGGTTGGCGAGATAATCGAGTGTGGATTAGTGACAATTATGACTTGAAGAAATCTAGAATTGATTTGACTCTTTCAAAAGAGGACTTATTGGGACGTTATTGGTAATTTTAAGAATGATAgcagaattaatttttaaagtgttttttttattaaaatagtatttttttaaaaaaattatttttaatattaacttattacaattatctaaaaatatattaatttaaaataaaaaaatttaatatttttaaaaaacatttccgAAACTAATGTCAAAcactactattattaataaGACAATTTCTATGGTTATTCAAGCTATTATTCATTCTGTAATTTTGatagttatttaaaattatagtacaattacaactgaaaaaattagattattaccttgaaaaaaaacttggtaACATGGCCAAGTCGAACGTAATTatgaagttatgaaaaattaagtaggattttaattaaaaaataactatttatcACCTTAAAGgagtaaatattattattattaaaggaaatcagttttaatttattacgaATTAATGTATTCGTTAAATCGTAAATTTAAAATCTCTGGAATTATAATAACTTCAAATATAATCATACCGCGTTACTTTTCTTAAAATCACGTGGGATGAAGTAATGATACCATGTATCAGAGACCACCCCCCATCAATTGAAACTTCTTTGCCATTGGTCTAGGAACATTACTTTAGAATCTTCCATAAGAGTAAATACCGGCCTTGCCactaaaactaaaacattaCTTTAGAATCTTCGATGGAGTAAACAAGTAGAATGGAGAACTTGAATAAGTTCTGGACGCAAAAGGCCTGTTTCTCCCCATTTTACAAGACAGTAGTACAATGAAATTTTCAGAACCAGAGTTTTATGCAGCATGATCAGCCAAAAAGCCTCGTGCCAAGTTGATACAAATGGAAGATTAACTAGCTACTTGTAGTTGGTTTTAGACCAAAACGTTAAGACCATTCTGTACATGGAATTGAAGATCTACTTTCAAACTTAATGGAAGGTAGAAGCTCTTGAACATGTAAATAAACAACACAGCATCCATCATGAGAGAATCGCACATCTGACCATTACAATAGAATGCACaggatgagaaaaaaatttcattagcAATTCAGTAAAACTCAGCACAGAGATAGGAATGGCTTGGCCTTTGAGGGCACAACCAGTTAGTAAGAAGCAAATACAAGCTAACTTCTAGCCTattcgacaaaaaaaaaatcataatatgtGAAGCAAAACAGAAAATGATTGCAGAATATATGAGAGTTCAGAAAAAAGGTAAAAGGATGAAGCACCGTCAAAATTTCTCCCCACACGTAACTTGGACTTCTGTGTGCCTTTTGTATCAGCTCATCCGTGATAGATCAAGGTGATGCATGATCTAGGTTTATCATTAAGAAGTTTACCTCACATTAACATAATTTGCACGGTTCACAACTAGCCGTTCATTTTTACCATGCAATCAAGGTAACAGCTGCTTCCTATGGCTAATTTCCTTGGCCAATGTTGCAGCATAAACAAAGATCGAGTTCCATGCTAAATTCAGTTCTCTTGGCATGTTGCTCATGCATTGCTTGTTATAGTTGTTTCATTCTGGTGCACCAACATTTCTTGAAACTGTGCACGCTTGGCAACCCTGATGTCGAGTATACTTGGTGGCATAGGTTTGATCACACCATGCAACTCAACTAAGttaaaaaattcttgtttgGTCAAACTTTTCTTTCGGACAAGTTCATCAACAACAGCATCCATCAATTTTCGGTTCTGCTGCAGAATCTGACACAGACAAATTGTTTGCACAAGATAAGGATATTGGGAAGTTGCAACTAAGATCTTCTTTTGCATTATATTAAGTACCTCTTTTGCACCATCATAACAAAAGTTCATAACTCGTAGCGCCTCCAAATCAATTTCCTGAAATTTGCAAATTTCCATCTTAGAATGCATTAGTGCAATAATTAGCATATAATAGAGATGAAAATGTTTGCATTAGCGTGTCATTTCAActaaaatattgtaaatttgcTCTATATAGCCATCTTCAATCCACCCTCAGCTTGTATAAATGGCAAGGGAACAATATAATCACGTTAGTCTATATGGTAATTCAGGTGCAAAAAAATGCGTGGTGCATGCAACCATGATGCAAAGTGTAGAAAAGATCATGAATCCCTACATTAATTCGATCTGGAGCCCAGAAGTTGGATAAACCATGATGTTTCTCAGAAAGGCCACCAAGAACATAGCTCCGTGCTGCTGACCTAGCATTGTCTGCTGTTTCAGCCCATATTGTACTCAACTGGAATAATTTGATGTATCAAGGCAAGTATTAGCATACCAGTTAAGATATATAGAATACAAAATACTAATCCTGATACCCAGAACAATCAACTTACACGACAAACAACatatgatgatatcaaaaacacaaaactacGTGAGGGTTTTGATATTACCAATGACAATAGGTTTCTCAAAGCCTGAATGTTAAGAATTAAGGCAGTCCAACTAAAACGAAGTAAAAAAACTGTTTGCTTGAGaagctgaaatttttttttctaatcagaATAGTATAAcaaattgatgaaatatttcATTTACATCATTCATCTGTTTTTGAATTCATGGTTGGATGCTTTTTTATGTGAAGTGTTCTGCCGTGCAATAGCTTGTAATTAGTTTAATCAACAACTCAGCAAAGAATGAACATCATTTGACTTTTAGTCTTCAGATCTTAATGAGTTAAATCAAGCAAATGACTCGGAAGACTGTTTGTTTCTTTAGGAAATGCAAAAAGACCTACTACTGAAACCAATAAAACAAGACCTTAAATGCTAACAAAAGAATGAAATAGCTAATATCCAAGCATCAATCACAACATATATCC is part of the Populus nigra chromosome 8, ddPopNigr1.1, whole genome shotgun sequence genome and harbors:
- the LOC133700518 gene encoding early nodulin-like protein 7 → MQTTTMNITKMTSLVAFFCICFIITVASMNGLVIAERVFKVGDVFGWQEPGQNSSSLYAQWATRNRFQVGDSLSFDYKNDSVIEVDKWGYYHCDASKHIVAFNNGNRVFKLDKSGLFYYISGTPSHCKNGQRLLVEVMGLHHHSPPFIAAPPGYLAPSPQLSSGVSVSGTLGSLSMALMATLIALLWSLA